In Gemmatimonadaceae bacterium, one DNA window encodes the following:
- a CDS encoding amidohydrolase family protein yields MTTLLLSVAMAAVLHGSAADSARWIVSNHGREAGDLVVTHRGDSVIARWVFTDRNRGTRLETRYRVGPDGRVVSGESRPVLADGSAGEPTEAFSSTRDSVRQGVPSGPGGVRASARGATDWLALRGDTPWAQAELAQALLSAKRRPARIAGGPTLRAELIADTVLRRGAARQRARLVMIYRGTTPNPYGVWIDERGGLLATEIAWFITVRPDVVPLMPALRAIELRWRDARAEAAAKTVGKDVGTLVLRNGNVFDSERGVLVPQQSVVIRDGRIVEVGAASSVTVPAGATVVDVTGKTVMPGMWEMHAHAQVATQYVFGMTQLAQGITTARDLAADVDVAVSLRDRVRAGKLAAPRYILAGFMEGPLAWAGPTATVVSTEAEARRWVARYDSLGYKQIKLYNVLHPDLVPVIAAEAKKRGMRLSGHIPRGLSIEAAVGLGYDEIQHAAFFFSNFYQDSLYLPQMRAYSQVATAVAPTIDVNGAPMTRLIEYLKAHNTVVDGTFNLWIGGGGASVGAGGSRDQLRADSAYMTLLRRLYAAGVPLTAGTDNAASTTYRRELTMMELAGIPRAKILQVATIESARIMREERDYGSVAVGKVSDVLIVNGNPLERMADLSKLETVIRGRRMYTVSELEKAAGSAGGASGLGAWGIAEPGDPDF; encoded by the coding sequence ATGACGACTCTTCTGCTTTCGGTCGCGATGGCGGCCGTTCTGCACGGATCCGCCGCCGACAGCGCGCGCTGGATCGTGAGCAACCACGGTCGCGAGGCCGGTGACCTCGTGGTGACGCATCGCGGCGATTCGGTGATCGCGCGGTGGGTCTTTACCGACCGCAATCGCGGCACACGGCTCGAGACCCGCTATCGCGTCGGTCCGGACGGTCGCGTGGTCAGCGGAGAATCCCGCCCGGTGCTGGCCGATGGCTCCGCCGGCGAACCCACCGAGGCGTTCAGCAGCACGCGTGACTCGGTGCGCCAAGGGGTGCCCAGCGGACCTGGCGGCGTACGGGCGAGTGCGCGCGGCGCGACCGATTGGCTCGCGCTGCGCGGCGACACGCCGTGGGCGCAAGCGGAGCTCGCGCAGGCGCTGCTCAGCGCGAAGCGTCGCCCGGCGCGCATCGCCGGTGGGCCGACGCTGCGCGCCGAGCTCATTGCCGATACGGTGCTGCGCCGCGGCGCCGCGCGACAGCGCGCCCGGCTGGTGATGATCTATCGCGGCACGACCCCCAATCCGTATGGCGTGTGGATCGACGAACGCGGTGGGCTCTTGGCCACCGAAATCGCCTGGTTCATCACGGTGCGTCCGGACGTGGTGCCGCTGATGCCGGCGCTGCGCGCCATCGAACTGCGCTGGCGTGATGCCCGCGCGGAAGCGGCAGCGAAGACCGTGGGCAAGGACGTCGGCACGCTGGTCCTGCGTAACGGGAACGTGTTCGACAGCGAGCGCGGCGTGCTCGTGCCCCAGCAGTCGGTCGTGATCCGTGACGGGCGCATCGTCGAGGTGGGAGCCGCCTCGAGCGTCACCGTACCCGCTGGCGCCACCGTGGTGGATGTCACCGGCAAGACGGTGATGCCCGGCATGTGGGAGATGCATGCGCACGCGCAGGTGGCCACGCAGTACGTCTTCGGCATGACGCAGCTCGCGCAGGGGATCACCACCGCGCGCGATCTGGCCGCCGATGTGGATGTCGCCGTGTCATTGCGCGATCGCGTACGCGCCGGCAAACTCGCGGCGCCGCGCTACATCCTCGCCGGTTTCATGGAAGGCCCGCTCGCGTGGGCCGGTCCGACGGCCACCGTCGTCAGCACCGAAGCCGAAGCCCGGCGCTGGGTCGCGCGCTACGACTCGCTCGGCTACAAGCAGATCAAGCTGTACAACGTGCTGCACCCCGATCTCGTACCGGTGATTGCCGCCGAGGCCAAGAAGCGCGGCATGCGCTTGAGCGGACACATCCCGCGCGGCCTGTCGATCGAGGCCGCGGTGGGACTTGGCTACGACGAGATCCAGCACGCGGCGTTCTTCTTCTCGAACTTCTATCAGGACTCGCTCTATCTGCCGCAGATGCGCGCGTATTCGCAGGTCGCGACGGCGGTGGCGCCCACGATCGATGTGAACGGCGCCCCGATGACGCGGCTCATCGAGTACCTCAAGGCGCACAACACGGTGGTGGACGGCACCTTCAATCTGTGGATCGGTGGCGGCGGCGCGTCGGTGGGGGCGGGCGGCTCCCGCGATCAGCTGCGCGCGGATTCGGCGTACATGACCCTGCTGCGGCGCTTGTACGCCGCTGGCGTCCCGCTCACGGCGGGCACCGACAACGCGGCGAGCACGACGTATCGCCGCGAGCTCACGATGATGGAGCTGGCCGGTATTCCGCGGGCCAAGATTCTGCAGGTCGCCACCATCGAATCCGCCCGCATCATGCGCGAGGAGCGTGACTACGGCAGTGTTGCGGTGGGGAAGGTGAGCGATGTGCTCATCGTGAACGGCAATCCGCTGGAGCGCATGGCAGACCTGAGCAAGCTCGAGACGGTCATTCGCGGGCGACGGATGTACACGGTGAGTGAACTCGAGAAGGCCGCCGGGAGCGCCGGCGGTGCGAGCGGACTCGGCGCGTGGGGTATCGCCGAGCCCGGCGACCCCGACTTCTAG